A stretch of Pseudobdellovibrionaceae bacterium DNA encodes these proteins:
- a CDS encoding PilZ domain-containing protein encodes MGDILKFPGSKVQSQTSEANGVENAPESPAPAPDEGRVLDVTQRIQERQAEDRRRVKRVVLNEFISAHVFVAGRGLVKITMKDIHDGGLAFDIDERQGQFTRGETLEIRFYLNHETYFKFNVQVAHSSFVENESVYRHGTAFIGESLNNVALHHFTQFLQTISASLRTDTGDRIVSNIYS; translated from the coding sequence GTGGGCGATATTCTGAAGTTTCCGGGCAGCAAAGTACAAAGCCAAACCAGCGAAGCCAATGGCGTTGAGAACGCTCCGGAATCCCCCGCACCGGCACCCGATGAGGGCCGCGTCCTTGACGTCACCCAACGCATCCAGGAGCGCCAGGCGGAAGACCGCCGCCGCGTGAAGCGGGTCGTTTTGAACGAGTTCATTTCGGCGCACGTCTTCGTGGCGGGCCGTGGACTCGTCAAAATCACCATGAAAGACATCCACGATGGCGGATTGGCCTTCGATATCGACGAGCGCCAGGGGCAGTTCACCCGCGGCGAGACACTCGAAATCCGCTTTTATCTGAATCACGAAACCTACTTCAAATTCAACGTGCAGGTCGCGCACTCGAGCTTCGTGGAAAACGAAAGCGTTTACCGTCACGGGACGGCGTTCATCGGCGAATCGCTGAATAACGTGGCGTTACATCACTTCACTCAGTTCCTGCAGACGATTTCGGCGTCACTCCGTACGGATACGGGCGACCGCATTGTCTCGAACATCTACTCGTAA
- a CDS encoding OmpA family protein codes for MTYFTKVTLRSPVALAVLLSTSFALAQNRFAGSVSAGLGLGRTESADAGLAARTMNAASVDALVGYRHEAWVFGLHGDLRYQYQMTPLSEVNQTNLRGSGYLLGLGASYRVNKNFYTMAALDLFGLYDFAEPTSTGDRDELQKPLGLRLKAGYFWSEELPLSVDADLQWVSFQTFRLAGQNHDWRTTQTFAAVALTYHFGAPAMAGSAPAVVEAPSPTPVAEVTPSAPDLEKSLAQVGDVERTADSLKLKIEGDGSFPPGSAKMTDSARAVFTSVAEALTKTGSDTHIRVEGHTDTSGRARENQRLSEERATAVREFLIGQGLAAERIQAVGLGSQKPIRDNATKAGRAKNRRVEIHIVTPQGQQE; via the coding sequence ATGACGTACTTTACCAAAGTCACTCTTCGCTCCCCTGTCGCACTGGCGGTTTTACTCTCGACCTCTTTCGCGCTCGCGCAGAACCGGTTCGCCGGTAGCGTTAGCGCCGGTTTAGGTCTCGGACGCACGGAAAGCGCCGACGCCGGATTGGCCGCGCGTACGATGAACGCGGCCTCCGTCGACGCTTTGGTGGGCTACCGCCACGAGGCGTGGGTCTTCGGTCTGCACGGGGATTTACGTTACCAATACCAGATGACTCCGCTGTCCGAGGTCAACCAGACCAATCTTCGCGGAAGCGGCTATCTGCTGGGGCTGGGTGCCTCTTACCGCGTGAACAAGAACTTCTACACGATGGCCGCCTTGGATCTTTTCGGTCTTTATGATTTCGCCGAGCCCACCAGTACCGGTGATCGGGATGAACTGCAGAAGCCCTTGGGTCTGCGTCTGAAGGCGGGTTACTTCTGGAGCGAAGAACTGCCGCTCAGTGTGGATGCGGATTTACAATGGGTGAGTTTCCAAACTTTCCGTTTGGCCGGGCAAAACCACGACTGGCGCACGACGCAAACTTTCGCGGCGGTCGCGCTCACGTATCACTTCGGCGCACCGGCGATGGCGGGCAGTGCCCCGGCCGTCGTGGAAGCACCGAGCCCGACCCCGGTCGCCGAGGTCACGCCCTCTGCGCCGGATCTTGAAAAATCCCTCGCCCAAGTCGGTGACGTCGAAAGAACCGCGGATAGTTTGAAGCTGAAAATCGAAGGCGATGGATCGTTCCCTCCGGGGAGCGCAAAGATGACGGACTCGGCCCGTGCGGTTTTCACGTCGGTGGCCGAAGCCCTCACAAAAACCGGAAGCGACACGCACATTCGCGTGGAAGGTCACACCGACACCTCGGGCCGCGCCCGGGAAAACCAGCGTCTGTCGGAAGAGCGCGCGACGGCGGTGCGGGAATTTTTGATCGGCCAGGGGCTGGCCGCCGAACGTATCCAGGCCGTGGGCTTAGGGTCGCAGAAACCGATCCGCGATAACGCCACGAAAGCGGGACGTGCCAAAAACCGTCGCGTCGAAATTCATATCGTCACCCCCCAAGGGCAACAGGAGTAG
- a CDS encoding serine hydrolase: MNISKGQFSASLTVVAISAFAAGLIGANILEGIEEAQQQTEIHLGQTDLINPLLACRPPEDVPFYPQDRIETHIRKLIEELKTRHQLQEMSLVFRDLNNGPSFSINPHAKYSGASLLKVPIMIGYLRKAEESPDILLEKIVYDPAKHDATNHVQLVQPPAPLLPGEDYTTDELMARMITQSDNSATIMLGTQHPEADVIPTLQAMGVTLSFVGDDAYISVRDYASIFRILFNATFLTRKWSNASLHLLSQSLFKDGLAAGVPPDIKVAHKFGERSVDTDVQQFHDCGIIYKPKQPYLLCVMSRGSNLQNLIKSVAEVSAAVYQEVSAPAERN, translated from the coding sequence ATGAATATCTCGAAGGGTCAGTTTTCTGCATCGCTTACCGTGGTCGCCATCTCGGCTTTCGCGGCGGGCCTGATCGGCGCCAACATTCTTGAAGGCATCGAAGAGGCCCAACAGCAAACCGAGATTCATCTGGGCCAAACGGATTTGATCAATCCGCTACTGGCGTGCCGACCGCCGGAAGACGTTCCCTTCTATCCGCAGGATCGAATCGAAACCCATATCCGCAAGCTGATCGAAGAACTCAAGACGCGCCACCAACTTCAAGAGATGTCCCTGGTGTTCCGCGACCTCAACAATGGTCCGAGCTTCAGCATCAACCCCCATGCGAAGTATTCGGGCGCGAGCCTTCTGAAAGTCCCGATCATGATCGGCTATCTGCGCAAAGCCGAGGAAAGTCCCGATATCCTTCTAGAGAAAATCGTCTACGATCCCGCCAAACACGATGCCACGAACCACGTGCAGCTGGTGCAGCCGCCCGCCCCGCTACTTCCGGGCGAGGACTACACGACCGACGAGCTGATGGCCCGGATGATCACCCAGTCGGACAACTCGGCGACGATCATGCTCGGGACCCAACATCCCGAAGCCGACGTCATCCCGACGCTGCAAGCGATGGGTGTCACTTTGAGCTTCGTCGGCGATGACGCCTATATCTCCGTGCGTGACTACGCGAGTATTTTTCGAATCTTGTTCAACGCCACGTTCCTGACCCGGAAGTGGTCGAATGCCTCGCTCCATCTGTTGAGCCAGTCTTTGTTCAAGGACGGATTGGCCGCCGGCGTGCCCCCCGACATCAAGGTCGCTCACAAATTCGGTGAGCGCAGCGTGGACACCGACGTTCAGCAGTTCCACGACTGCGGAATCATTTATAAACCCAAACAACCCTACTTGCTTTGCGTGATGTCGCGCGGGTCGAACCTACAAAATCTGATTAAGTCGGTCGCCGAAGTTTCGGCGGCCGTTTATCAAGAGGTCTCGGCTCCGGCGGAACGCAATTAG
- a CDS encoding MaoC family dehydratase, producing MTPAVGTVITEKITITDEMIRKFAEVSGDYNPIHMDEEYAKKSRFGRRIAHGMLSAAFISRVLAMKIGHGGIYLGQTLKFMQPIFIGDEITLELTLTNFRAERGLAFVETIVKNQAGDVCVKGDATIMSPDAIKKS from the coding sequence ATGACGCCGGCTGTAGGTACGGTCATCACGGAAAAGATCACGATCACCGACGAGATGATCCGCAAATTCGCGGAGGTCTCGGGCGATTACAATCCGATCCATATGGATGAAGAGTACGCCAAAAAAAGCCGGTTCGGTCGTCGCATCGCCCACGGCATGCTGTCGGCCGCGTTCATTTCGCGGGTTCTGGCGATGAAGATCGGTCACGGCGGAATTTATCTGGGGCAGACCCTGAAGTTCATGCAGCCGATCTTCATCGGTGACGAGATCACTCTCGAACTGACACTCACCAACTTTCGCGCGGAACGCGGTCTCGCTTTCGTGGAAACGATCGTGAAGAACCAAGCGGGTGACGTCTGCGTGAAGGGCGACGCGACGATCATGTCCCCGGACGCCATCAAGAAGAGCTGA
- a CDS encoding TIGR02147 family protein, giving the protein MKDGRFLLIQEMTERRTRNPSYSLRAFARDVGVSPAALSQYLNRKRELSPKNRNSIVTRLGLSPLDAASFGGKATRAPSSLDVTKSHAVLSEDEFQLISDWVSVAILNLARLKANVADPQWIAERLGLNLGEARESFDRLMKFGLIKDVEGRMERTARPFVTSTDVPSAAIRRFHAGLLRRAEHALLNLPVEARDITAITMPADPAKLSEAKKILQRTRHRISKLIGDCEDPQDVFVLAMQLFPITESRTNSRPKGQTPKGN; this is encoded by the coding sequence ATGAAGGATGGCCGCTTTTTACTGATTCAAGAGATGACCGAGCGCCGTACGCGAAATCCGTCGTACAGTTTGCGGGCCTTTGCGCGGGACGTGGGGGTCAGCCCGGCGGCCCTTTCCCAATATCTGAATCGTAAACGTGAACTTTCGCCCAAGAACCGCAACTCCATCGTGACCCGGCTGGGGCTTTCGCCTTTGGATGCCGCGAGCTTTGGCGGGAAAGCGACGCGCGCGCCGTCCTCTTTGGATGTCACAAAATCCCATGCCGTCCTCAGCGAGGACGAGTTTCAGCTGATCTCGGATTGGGTTTCCGTCGCCATTTTGAACCTCGCTCGTTTGAAAGCGAACGTCGCCGATCCCCAGTGGATCGCGGAGCGTCTGGGTTTGAATTTGGGCGAGGCGCGTGAGTCTTTTGACCGTTTAATGAAGTTCGGATTAATCAAAGATGTCGAGGGACGGATGGAGCGGACCGCGCGTCCCTTTGTCACCTCGACCGATGTGCCCTCGGCGGCCATCCGTCGATTCCACGCCGGACTTCTTCGGCGGGCCGAGCACGCTCTGCTGAATTTACCGGTCGAAGCGCGGGATATCACCGCGATCACGATGCCGGCCGATCCCGCCAAGCTGTCGGAAGCGAAAAAAATTCTACAGCGGACGCGCCACCGTATTTCAAAACTCATCGGCGATTGCGAAGACCCGCAAGACGTGTTTGTTCTCGCCATGCAGCTGTTTCCAATCACCGAGAGTCGAACGAATAGCCGCCCGAAGGGCCAAACACCGAAGGGGAACTGA
- a CDS encoding cadherin-like beta sandwich domain-containing protein produces MMLKNLILWPVLVFALSGCVDGGYSMHSSQKAPRPLSGLQLSIGALTPDFDTSVSDYTVVLPFASTSMDFSLLSETPDSTFKINGQSVLAGEAKTLALTLGDNPVVVEVTAADGTVKTYNIVAKRKPDPLNLTGLALSSGELTPGFATATLNYSVLMSDVPPNFTVTPTAADPETKIEINFNGSGFSEVSSGVASAALTPATPLPSNNTLEVRMTFGGQTRTYSVAITYGVCAAGMYSNGVNACVPVGAGWWSPANDNGRTACSNKPATNARYTSPTAKTLNCPWTCDDGYLSNGSACVANPDAVVLSCADDEVGVGLWGRSGAIIDRLGVLCAKFEDGQIVGPVRQGPHYGGMGGGPFTNIGPAACPADHALYQVEGDLGTFGSPSQDRTGRIRYVCKHLTSGVLVTVKPTSTDYWGSGATRGSFSFHCGDGVPGSPYEFGEFLNGIIIRKGLDPSYTSDTLGVTCR; encoded by the coding sequence ATGATGTTGAAAAATCTGATTTTGTGGCCCGTATTGGTTTTTGCTTTGTCCGGCTGCGTGGACGGTGGCTATTCGATGCACTCGTCGCAGAAAGCGCCTCGTCCACTGAGTGGACTGCAGTTGTCGATCGGTGCGTTGACTCCGGATTTCGATACCTCCGTGAGCGACTACACCGTGGTGTTGCCGTTCGCCTCGACCAGCATGGACTTTTCGTTGCTGTCGGAAACCCCGGATAGCACCTTCAAGATCAATGGACAGAGCGTCCTCGCCGGCGAGGCTAAGACTCTCGCGCTGACGTTGGGGGATAACCCCGTCGTGGTGGAGGTGACCGCGGCCGACGGAACGGTGAAGACTTACAATATCGTCGCGAAACGTAAACCCGATCCCCTCAACTTGACGGGACTGGCGCTCTCTTCGGGAGAGCTGACTCCGGGCTTCGCGACGGCGACCTTGAACTACAGTGTACTGATGAGCGATGTTCCCCCCAATTTCACGGTAACGCCGACCGCGGCCGATCCGGAAACGAAGATCGAAATCAACTTCAACGGCAGTGGATTCTCGGAAGTGTCGTCGGGTGTGGCCAGCGCGGCTTTAACCCCGGCGACGCCTCTCCCTTCGAATAATACGCTCGAAGTTCGCATGACGTTCGGGGGACAGACGCGCACCTACTCGGTCGCGATCACTTACGGAGTTTGCGCCGCGGGAATGTATTCGAACGGTGTGAACGCCTGCGTCCCGGTGGGCGCGGGTTGGTGGTCACCGGCGAACGACAACGGCCGCACGGCCTGCTCGAATAAGCCCGCGACGAATGCGCGCTACACCAGTCCGACGGCGAAAACGCTGAACTGTCCGTGGACGTGCGATGACGGTTATCTCAGTAACGGCAGTGCCTGCGTGGCCAATCCGGATGCGGTGGTGCTGAGCTGCGCGGACGACGAGGTCGGCGTGGGATTATGGGGACGTTCGGGCGCGATCATCGACCGCTTGGGAGTCCTGTGCGCGAAATTCGAAGATGGTCAGATCGTCGGCCCGGTTCGCCAAGGACCCCACTACGGTGGGATGGGCGGTGGACCGTTCACGAATATCGGTCCCGCGGCGTGTCCCGCGGACCACGCGCTTTACCAAGTGGAAGGGGACCTGGGAACCTTCGGAAGCCCCAGCCAGGATCGGACCGGTCGCATTCGTTACGTCTGTAAACATCTGACGAGCGGAGTGTTGGTCACCGTTAAGCCGACCTCAACGGACTACTGGGGAAGTGGCGCTACGCGTGGCTCCTTCAGCTTCCATTGCGGTGATGGCGTTCCCGGAAGCCCCTATGAGTTCGGTGAATTCCTGAACGGGATCATCATCCGTAAGGGCCTGGATCCCAGTTACACGAGCGATACGCTGGGCGTGACCTGTCGCTAA
- a CDS encoding TonB family protein codes for MLLVWASQFLPPPEAFQAQRERIEFEVVESSPETQRERGQVVRQPLVPDDMLVQDNNDERFLSERRQRVREQRRAAQSGMTQNRARPGAPTPQGDVAEERLRPPKEPDLFRLRPRDPEEVVAQTPPRTRGQRRAPGDGIANLPPGFSTVGETLPRELEVGSFTSLNTDRYLFYSFFMRVEELIRYNWESYVKDTINRTPRSDFLKQTGDLWVTHVEIQLKPNGEFHRALLLKSSSIEGFDWAAVDAFSRARRFPNPPAEMVEDDGLIHLKYSFTVHYRPTTLGEGPGRPTIR; via the coding sequence TTGCTGCTCGTCTGGGCCAGCCAGTTCCTTCCCCCTCCCGAGGCCTTCCAGGCCCAGCGGGAACGCATTGAGTTCGAGGTCGTCGAGAGCTCCCCCGAGACTCAGCGCGAACGCGGTCAGGTCGTGCGCCAGCCCCTCGTCCCCGACGACATGCTTGTCCAAGACAACAACGACGAAAGATTTTTGTCCGAGCGTCGCCAACGCGTGCGCGAGCAGCGGCGTGCGGCCCAAAGCGGGATGACCCAGAACCGCGCCCGCCCCGGCGCCCCCACTCCGCAAGGTGACGTCGCGGAAGAGCGGCTGCGCCCGCCCAAAGAACCCGACCTGTTCCGTTTGCGCCCGCGCGATCCCGAAGAGGTCGTCGCGCAAACACCGCCCCGCACGCGCGGGCAGCGACGCGCCCCCGGGGACGGCATCGCGAATCTGCCCCCCGGCTTTTCCACCGTCGGCGAGACGCTTCCGCGCGAGCTTGAGGTCGGCAGCTTCACCTCGCTGAACACCGATCGCTATTTGTTCTACTCGTTCTTCATGCGGGTCGAAGAACTGATCCGTTACAACTGGGAATCCTACGTCAAAGACACGATCAACCGGACACCCCGGAGCGACTTCCTGAAACAAACGGGCGATCTGTGGGTCACGCACGTCGAAATTCAGCTGAAGCCGAACGGCGAATTCCACCGCGCGCTGCTTTTGAAATCCTCGAGCATCGAAGGTTTCGACTGGGCCGCCGTGGACGCCTTCAGCCGCGCGCGCCGCTTCCCCAATCCGCCCGCGGAAATGGTGGAAGACGACGGCCTCATCCATCTGAAATACTCCTTCACCGTGCACTACCGCCCCACCACGCTGGGAGAAGGTCCAGGCCGCCCCACCATTCGGTAG
- a CDS encoding PhoH family protein: MARTSEKESTGKTKRRKIVVDTNVILFDALAIMKFHNSDVHIPISVIEEVDRFKRDPGENGRNARQFSRFVDTLREKGSLAQGVQLENNDTIMYISLDFQMSGIPVELDQEKADNRILATAMSLQKQFPRSQVELITKDINLRIKADVMGIDARDYEPDGNSQEDLYEGYQEIELSAAQIDTFFREKRFVPDMKLLANQYVIMKDVSNPNHSAIGRYSFAEKAVVPVLQQSNGIWGIHGRNVEQAFALDCLLNDEILFVSLVGKAGTGKTLLAIAAGLHKTLDEGVFQRLLVSRPIFPMGRDIGYLPGDIEQKLNPWMQPIFDNVEFLMGADKKAAGRAQELINQGMLNIEPLTYIRGRSIPKQYLIVDEAQNLTPHEIKTIITRAGAGTKVVLTGDVYQIDNPYVDSANSGLTYAVEKFKGHAIAAHVTLTKGERSALAELAANIL; encoded by the coding sequence TTGGCGCGCACGAGTGAGAAGGAATCCACGGGTAAAACGAAACGTCGCAAAATCGTCGTCGATACCAACGTCATCCTGTTCGATGCTTTGGCCATCATGAAGTTTCACAATTCGGATGTGCACATCCCGATCTCGGTGATCGAGGAAGTGGATCGTTTCAAACGGGATCCGGGTGAAAACGGACGCAACGCCCGTCAGTTCAGCCGCTTCGTCGATACCCTCCGTGAAAAGGGCAGCCTCGCCCAAGGCGTGCAGCTCGAGAACAACGACACCATCATGTACATCAGCCTGGATTTCCAGATGAGCGGAATCCCGGTCGAGCTGGATCAAGAGAAAGCGGACAACCGCATCCTCGCGACGGCGATGTCGCTGCAGAAGCAGTTCCCGCGCAGCCAAGTCGAACTGATCACGAAGGATATCAACCTGCGTATCAAGGCCGATGTCATGGGCATCGACGCCCGTGACTACGAGCCCGACGGCAATTCCCAAGAGGATCTGTACGAAGGTTACCAGGAGATCGAGCTCAGCGCCGCGCAGATCGACACCTTCTTCCGCGAAAAACGCTTCGTTCCCGACATGAAGCTACTGGCAAACCAGTACGTGATCATGAAGGACGTTTCGAATCCAAATCACAGCGCGATCGGCCGCTACAGCTTCGCCGAAAAAGCGGTGGTTCCCGTTCTGCAACAATCGAACGGCATCTGGGGTATTCACGGCCGCAACGTCGAGCAGGCGTTCGCCTTGGATTGTCTGCTCAACGACGAGATCTTGTTCGTTTCTTTGGTCGGTAAGGCCGGAACCGGAAAGACCCTCCTCGCGATCGCGGCGGGTTTGCACAAGACGCTGGATGAAGGCGTTTTCCAACGTCTGCTGGTCAGCCGTCCGATCTTTCCGATGGGCCGCGACATCGGTTATCTGCCCGGTGACATCGAGCAGAAGCTGAATCCTTGGATGCAGCCCATCTTCGATAACGTCGAATTTTTGATGGGTGCGGACAAGAAGGCCGCGGGCCGCGCGCAGGAGCTGATTAACCAAGGGATGCTCAATATCGAGCCCCTGACGTACATTCGCGGTCGCAGCATCCCGAAGCAGTATTTGATCGTGGACGAGGCGCAGAACTTAACGCCTCACGAAATCAAAACGATCATCACGCGCGCGGGTGCGGGGACTAAAGTTGTTTTGACAGGCGACGTTTACCAAATTGATAATCCGTACGTCGATTCTGCGAACTCCGGTCTGACCTACGCCGTCGAAAAGTTCAAGGGCCACGCGATTGCGGCCCATGTGACTTTGACGAAGGGCGAACGTTCGGCACTGGCGGAACTCGCGGCGAATATTCTGTAA